The segment CTTGAAGCCATAAAGGTGAACGGCACCGGCATAGCCGGCTGGCATGGTGGCTTGTGCGATGCATTCCGGAACAATACCGAGTACCAGTATATGACAGGCGGCCAATGGGTTTCGCACCCGGGTGGTGTTATTGATTATCGTGTGAACATCACCGACAAGAGCGATGCATTAACCCAGGGCCTTCGCGACTTTAACATGACCAGCGAACAATACTTTATGCATGTTGACCCAAACGTAAAAGTTTTGGCCACCACACGCTTTACCGGAGAACATGACCCGTGGATTGATGGCAGCGTAATGCCGGTAGCGTGGAAGAAAATGTATGGCAAGGGCAGGATTTTCTATACTTCATTAGGCCATAACCTGGCACACATTACCGCCCAACCCGATGCCGTAACGTTGCTAAAGCGGGGTATTCAATGGGCCAGCGCCAGTAAGTATGATGCTCCTGAAAAATGGTTATCGCCTGTATACGGTAAATAACTTATTCCAATAAGCGCATGCGGCTGTCGCGCGCATAATTGAAAAAATTACCGAGGATAAACCGCACGTTTAAATAATTGCCATTCAGCTCTGTACCGCCAACATTCTTGTGGTCAACATGGTTGTAACGAACGTGCAGGCCGAGGTAGCCATTGCGTTTTAATTGTTGTTTCACCACAAGCCCTCCGTTAATGTTCAGGCTTGGTAGTATTTTGGAGTCTTCACCATAATCGTTGTCAGTTGTAAGGGCGGTTATCCCTTCGTAAGCAACACCGGGCGATAAACCAATCCGAAGTTTTTTGTGGCGGATGAAATCGTAGGTGTACTCAACACCTGCAAACACCCCTGTCCAGGTATTGTCGGTGATAAACTGGCCCTGGTAATAAACTGTATAGTTTTCTTTCGAGGGGCCGATTCGAAAATCAAGGACAAGATCAACCGAATGCTGCATTTTGCGAAATCCATAAACCATTCCAATGGAAGGATGTGAACCAAACAGACCGATTTTTCCATAAGGTTTGTAATGCCCCACAATAAGGGCTAAATGCCCTTCGGTAATCCGCTCGGTTTCGGCCTTGTACTCATCATATACCCGTCTCAGGTTACTTTCGCCAACAGGTGTATTTTTTACAGCCGAAAAATCAGCTTTTTCCATGGAATAGAACTGTACAATCAAAGCTTCATCGGTTGAGCCTGAAAAGGAAACCGATTGCGCCAACCGTTTGATTTCTAAATTAATGTTGCTGATGCTTTGCTGATAGTCGATATAAGGTTCACGATCGCGATAGAATAAACTAAACCGATCGTCAACAACGTTTCGATATTCCATCATATAAACCAGCATCTCACGGGTAACCTGGTCGGGGTTGAACCTGCCGGTTTTAATGTCCAGGATCAGTTGCAGCCTGTAAACAGGCTCCACCTTTCCGCACTTATTTTCCCAATAGGTTAAAAAGCTGTACAGACTATCGTACCGTTGGGCTTGGCTAAGCGAGGCAATAATGCTGGCCGCATTATAGGTTACATCCATGCAGGTAATGTAGCGGTTGCGAAAAATAAACTCGTCAAAGCTTTGCGCCCTACTGAAATGAACCAACACTAAAAATGCACCTATAAATACCTGAACGCGTTTCATGCCTGAAAATAGAAAAAGTAAAATTTTGGGTAATTATCTGCGGACCTATTCCTTTAAGCCAAGCAAAGGCCAAACACCGTGTTGTTTCATTCGGTCAACAACATCCGAAAACAGGGTATTCTTATCAACTGCCGCAAAGGGTGTTTCCTGCGAATCAACCTCGAACAAAATATTTTTTTCGCATTGCTGAAGCGTTAATGTAATGGTAATAGGGTCAACTTTTCGTTCGGTTAGTGTATAGCTCATCTCTTCCATACCGGACTCATCACCTTCTGCAGGCCAATTGGCCGTGCGGTCTACAACCAACTCCTTAACGTGCAGGCTAACTATATTATTGTTGGTTTTATAAGTTCCCATCCGGTAAGTTTGATCCGCCTCGCAATAATCAATAGCGATAAATTCGCTTTCATTGATAAACACATAATGTCCTGCACAGCAATCGCACTGCCCGAAAACCTCGCAGGTGGTAGCGTCCACATCAGGCCCGTAAATAAGTATTTTACCGGTCAACTCAAGTTTATCAACATCAACAGATGTTTCCTCCGGACCCCGTTTGGGTTGGCACGACAGGAGGATGCAAGTGGCAAGACATAATATTAAATTCGATGTTACTATTTTCAGCATTTTAATGTAAGATTATTTGCACAGATAACCGGGTACAGCAACAAAATAAATAAAATTTTCTTTCATGTTTCGGTTGCTGTAGCCAATTTCCAAGACGGTTAAGGGCAAAGTATTTTACAGAATTAGAAATTGCTTTTTTAGCATATAAGGACAATTCATGACCGGATATACCATTCTCCCGGCCTTGTTGGCGAAGAACATTATTAAAGCTAAAGCTGATAGTAGCAATTTTAAAAGTGGTTATTTGCGCTTCGCTATGTAGTCTGGAAAGACAAGAAGCAATTTGTAGCTGATTTGAGAAATGTTTATGGCGCGCCTAACAAAGAGCTGGCTGCACAGGCTTTGGGGCAGCTTGAGGTAACATGGGGCAAAAAATATCCGCATGCCATCAAATCGTGGAAAACAAATTGGGATAACCTCACGCACTTCTTCGATTATCCGATCGAAATCCGAACACTGATTTATACTACGAACATTATCGAAAACCTCAACGGAAAAATCCGCAAGTATACCAACAACAAACTTTCGTTCCCTGACGACCAGGCTGTAATGAAAGCGGTGTACCTGGCTTTACGGGAGATCACCAAAAAATGGACATTGCCCGTGAGGAACTGGCCAATAATCGTAAATCAATTTTTAACTATCTTCGAAGGTAGATGCAAAATATAAAACCTTTACGCAGTTGCTTAGTCGTTACCAGCACTTACACAGTTAATTGGGCAGTGTCTAAAAATCCTCGCCTTCGCAAAGCGGCAAAACGTTAACGGCAACCTTTGGGGACACTGCTAACTTGAAACATTCTACCTTTGAACGAACATTTTTCAGACAACTAATTACATGAAAAGAACAATCAAATATTATCGTATAATTTGGCTCAAACACGATTTACCTGCCGGACTTTCGGTTTTCCTTGTTGCACTTCCTCTTTGTTTGGGTATAGCTTTGGCTTCAGGAGCACCACTTTATGCAGGACTTTTATCGGGCATCATTGGCGGGCTTGTAGTTGCACTTATTAGCGGTTCACCGCTTGCAGTTTCGGGACCTGCCGCGGGCTTGACAACTTTGGTTGCTGCTTCAATCATTTCGCTAGGCGACTACAAAATTTTTCTTCTTGCTGTTATGGTTGCAGGTTTATTTCAACTTACTCTTGGACTTTTAAAACTTGGGGCAATCGCAAACTATTTTCCTTCATCAGTTATAAAAGGTATGTTAGCAGCAATCGGCATCATTCTAATTTCAAAACAAATTCCGTTAGCATTGGGTTACGACCAACCCGACTTTTGGACAAGTGGTTTTCTAAAATTGTTTTCTCCTGACAACTTTCTTGGCAGCTTTGACAACTTCAATCATCACATAACGAGAGGAGCAATTTTAATCACTATTGTTTCTTTAATCATTCTTGTTATACTTCAACAAGCTTTTACGAAAAGATTGAAAGTAATTCCTGCACCGCTTTTAGTTGTTATTGTTGGCATCATCACAAACATTCTTTTCACAAACGCAGCTTCTGATTTTTCACTCAAGCAAACTCAATTAGTAAATATTCCTTCCAACATTTTTGCAAGCATAACTTTCCCTGACTTCTCAAAGCTGTTTTCCACAGCAGAGATTTGGAAAGACGGAATCATCATCGGGCTTCTTGCAACTTTAGAAACGCTGCTTTGCATTGAGGCAATTGACAAACTAGATAAAGTCAATCGCATCACTCCCGTTAATCGTGAACTCATTGCACAAGGAATTGGAAACATGATTTGTGGACTTTTAGGAGCAATACCGCTGACAGCCGTTGTAGTGAGGGGTGCTGCAAATGTGGACGCTGGAGCCAGAACAAAACTTTCCGCCTTCACTCACGGACTGTTTCTTTTGCTTGCAGTGTTGCTTGTTCCATTTCTGCTAAACAAAATTCCTTACGCTTCGCTTGCAGCCATTCTGCTTGTTACAGGTTATAACCTTACCAAACCGAAACTGCTTCGGAATATGTGGAGCTTAGGGTGGAAACAATTTCTTCCGTTTCTCATTACCATACTTGTAATTCTTTCAACTGATTTATTAATTGGGGTAAGTATCGGACTTTTAGTTTCTATTTACTTTATCGTTCAAAACAATTTCAAAGCTGAATATAAATTCACCAAGTCAATACATGAAGGTATAGAAACTTATTACATCAAACTCAATAGCAATGTTACTTTCTTAAATAAAGTAAAGTTGCGTAAAGCATTAGACGAAATACCCGAATACAGTGTGCTTACAATTGACGGCAGCGAGTGTAATTTCATTGACTACGACATTTTAGAAATCATAAGTGAGTTTCACAACAAAGCACACGACAGACATATTGAACTTCACTTGAAAGGAATTGAAAAGGTAAACATAACAGCAGTGCATTGACAGATGGGAAAGGTAGCAGATAACAAGGGGTTTGCGATAGCGGGGGTTTCGTGCTTCGCAGACACATTTGTGCAAGGTGGAAGTTCAGCTCTCCGAACAAAGTTTAGTGCTAAAACTCCCCGCCATCGCAAACCCCGAAACGTTGTAGGCAATCTTAAAAAGACGACTGTAACAGAATGAAGATAGCCATATTGACACTTGGAACTCGTGGAGATGTTCAACCATATGCGGTCTTGGGACAAGCTCTCATACAACGTGGACATCAAGTAACTTTATCCACAGCAAAAAACTTTAAACAACTTGTAAATTCTTACGACATTGACTTTGTCCCAGTAGAAGCGGATTTTCAAGAAATCTTAAACTCGGACGAAGGGAAAAAGATGATGAAAGGAAATCCTTTTGCAGTGAAAAGAAATCTAAACACCTGGGTTTATCCTTTAATTGCAAACTCGTTGACAGAGTTTTACAAATTAGCAAAGGATAGCGACATCGTCCTCTATCACGTAAAGACATTGGCGGACAGTTTTGCTGACCAATTTCCTCACAAAATGATTAGAGCTAATGTTTTACCTATCGTTGAGCTGACAAGTGAATTTGCAAATCCTGTATTTAGTGGCTTGCCAATACCAAGTTTTCTGAACAAACTGACTTACAAGTTTTCAAATCTGAGCATTAAACTATTATCAAAGCCAATCGAACAATTTAGAGCAAAGTTTGATTTACCTAAAAAGTTTTTACTTCCGACAGTGAAGAATATTTACGGAATAAGTTCTCATTTTTTATCAGTTCCACAAGACTTTCCAACTCATTCAAAATTTACAGGATTTTGGTTTGGGACTTCATCTACTGAATTGACAACAGACCTTAAAGACTTCATCAATACAGGAGAACCACCATTGCTATTGACATTTGGGAGTATGCCGTTTAAGAGCAAATTTGATTTACAGACAGCCATTGTTAAGCTAACAGAACAATTTGACACAAGAATAGTTGTAGTGAAAGGTTGGGGACTTGACCAAACCGAGAGGCTTGAAAACAACCCAAATATTAAAGTTATTTTTTCAGCACCTTACGAAAAACTATTCCCTTTGACAAAAGCAATTATTCATCACGGTGGCATAGGGACAACAGCAGAATGTTTGAGAGCAGGAAAGCCTTTTCTAATTTGCCCAATACTTTATCCTATTGGCGACCAAAAGTTTTGGGGAAATCACGCTTACAAAAAAGGACTTGCAGTTAAACCGACACCCATTAGTAAAATGACAGAAAAGATATTTTTGCAAAGCATAAACGAACTATTGACAAACGAACAACTTTATACCAATGCAAAACATATACAAAGTTTAATTAGCAACGAAAACGGCCTTCAAAAAACGATTTACGAAATAGAAAAAACCACAGCTAACAGCAGTTTGGCATAATGGCGGGTGAAGTGCTACTATGACAGTTGAGTGCTAAACTACTTCAAATTATAATACAACAGTCATGCAATACCTTGGATATCTTTTAGTACTCATCCATATTTTTCTGCTGCTATGGGCTACCGGTGGCATGGTAGAATTACTTTCTCCGCAAGTACCCTGGCCTCCCTATACAAATCATGACTTTCCGAAGTGGTTATTACCCATTCATTGGGGCTCTGTAATAATTGCCTCAACAGGATTCCTGATTGGCTATTTTACAGCCTGGAGCAAAACCCCATCGTTTCTGCTGGCGGCATACACGATGCTTTTCACAATCTGCGTTATTGAAACTTTAGGATTTATGACAAGCCCCACCAGGTATTATGCCATGACCGCAGAATTAGTGACCTATACGGCTATCTTGCTGATCGTATTCAGGCACCCGTATTTTAAAAGGCTATTTCAATCGCCCCCAACAATAACTGGAAGAAAATAAGCGTATGGCACATGCTGCCTGCCTGTACAAGCTAACCTTTATCTAAACCAGAATGGCATGAACACCACACCCGAGCATGATAAACGCATAGCCACCCTTACCTTTGCTTCGGTATACCCGCATTACGTTGCAAAAGTTGAGCGCAAAGGAAGAACAAAAGAAGAATTGCAAAACGTAATTACCTGGCTTACCGGTTTCGATGAACATAAAACCAGGCAACTGATTCAGGAAAATGTAACGTTTGAAGAATTTTTCAGGCAGGCCAGGTTAAACCCGGCCGCTAACCAGATAACCGGTGTAAT is part of the Cyclobacteriaceae bacterium genome and harbors:
- a CDS encoding ThuA domain-containing protein; amino-acid sequence: MNRTRRSFLSKLLVAAGMASTFPLIGFRQHVTPAPPLPALRGRKVLFTHGGWDGHEPQKFVDYLVPWMKEEGADVLLHHTLDVYTNKKIIDTIDLVVQIFTMSQINKEQEAGLLEAIKVNGTGIAGWHGGLCDAFRNNTEYQYMTGGQWVSHPGGVIDYRVNITDKSDALTQGLRDFNMTSEQYFMHVDPNVKVLATTRFTGEHDPWIDGSVMPVAWKKMYGKGRIFYTSLGHNLAHITAQPDAVTLLKRGIQWASASKYDAPEKWLSPVYGK
- a CDS encoding transposase, whose translation is MRNVYGAPNKELAAQALGQLEVTWGKKYPHAIKSWKTNWDNLTHFFDYPIEIRTLIYTTNIIENLNGKIRKYTNNKLSFPDDQAVMKAVYLALREITKKWTLPVRNWPIIVNQFLTIFEGRCKI
- a CDS encoding SulP family inorganic anion transporter → MKRTIKYYRIIWLKHDLPAGLSVFLVALPLCLGIALASGAPLYAGLLSGIIGGLVVALISGSPLAVSGPAAGLTTLVAASIISLGDYKIFLLAVMVAGLFQLTLGLLKLGAIANYFPSSVIKGMLAAIGIILISKQIPLALGYDQPDFWTSGFLKLFSPDNFLGSFDNFNHHITRGAILITIVSLIILVILQQAFTKRLKVIPAPLLVVIVGIITNILFTNAASDFSLKQTQLVNIPSNIFASITFPDFSKLFSTAEIWKDGIIIGLLATLETLLCIEAIDKLDKVNRITPVNRELIAQGIGNMICGLLGAIPLTAVVVRGAANVDAGARTKLSAFTHGLFLLLAVLLVPFLLNKIPYASLAAILLVTGYNLTKPKLLRNMWSLGWKQFLPFLITILVILSTDLLIGVSIGLLVSIYFIVQNNFKAEYKFTKSIHEGIETYYIKLNSNVTFLNKVKLRKALDEIPEYSVLTIDGSECNFIDYDILEIISEFHNKAHDRHIELHLKGIEKVNITAVH
- a CDS encoding glycosyltransferase family 1 protein — protein: MKIAILTLGTRGDVQPYAVLGQALIQRGHQVTLSTAKNFKQLVNSYDIDFVPVEADFQEILNSDEGKKMMKGNPFAVKRNLNTWVYPLIANSLTEFYKLAKDSDIVLYHVKTLADSFADQFPHKMIRANVLPIVELTSEFANPVFSGLPIPSFLNKLTYKFSNLSIKLLSKPIEQFRAKFDLPKKFLLPTVKNIYGISSHFLSVPQDFPTHSKFTGFWFGTSSTELTTDLKDFINTGEPPLLLTFGSMPFKSKFDLQTAIVKLTEQFDTRIVVVKGWGLDQTERLENNPNIKVIFSAPYEKLFPLTKAIIHHGGIGTTAECLRAGKPFLICPILYPIGDQKFWGNHAYKKGLAVKPTPISKMTEKIFLQSINELLTNEQLYTNAKHIQSLISNENGLQKTIYEIEKTTANSSLA
- a CDS encoding DUF2200 domain-containing protein, with translation MNTTPEHDKRIATLTFASVYPHYVAKVERKGRTKEELQNVITWLTGFDEHKTRQLIQENVTFEEFFRQARLNPAANQITGVICGYRIEEIKNPVTRQVRYLDKLVDELAKGRAMEKILRTPKVT